In Lolium rigidum isolate FL_2022 chromosome 7, APGP_CSIRO_Lrig_0.1, whole genome shotgun sequence, the DNA window ACAAAAATATACCTGCACCTGGCCAGAACTTTTCCTCATCCCTTTTCAATTTATGCTCTGGCTTCATTTCCATCAGAAGTTCAGCATGAGCAGTTGATTTGCAAGAACATCTACCTGCCAAAGAAGTCCAAGAATATGTAATGTCATGCAATGGCGACATGCCTGTGACTGCAAGACGAATCCCTAACAGAATTGATAGTTCACCAGTGACAGTTCACACTCGCACTTTTAGAGTAAAGTCTGCAACACAAAGAGGCCCGAGTTTTGAAGAACAGAGTGTGAGATTTGGCCTATACAAGGAGTTCAAACCACATGGCCTTAAATCTTAAAATACTGGATTTATTCACAGTGAAAACTGATACCTTGCCAGTCGACACAAGTCATTGCGGCTCCTAGGAGTAGCAGTCCTCTTACTGAATCAGTTTCTATTTTGCAGTGGTGACCGTCTAGGTAGAATCTACAGTCTGCGATCAGCCAGCATACTGTGTGCTATGCTAGTGGTCCGCCGTAATGGAACTGCAACCAACATTTCTCCTAGCAATCCTTTCATCCATCAATCTCCTAACCCTGGCAACATCCTCCCACCTAGCAGCATCTGCATAGATCCCGGCCAGGACAGAGTACACCCCGCTGTCTTGAGGGTTGAGCTCCAGCAAGTGTGTTGCAGCAACCTCCGCTGCTTCCACGTTCCCGTGCATTCTACAACCAGCGAGTATACCTCCCCAGACGTAAGTGTCCCCTTCTGTTGGCATCTTGTTGACCATCTCCATTGCTTCCTCGATGAGCCCGGCTCGACCAAGCAAGTCAGCCATGCATCCATAATGCTTGAGCTCCCGAGGCACACCGTGCTTGCCCTCCATCTCGGAGAAGATCCTCTTTGCCATGTCAACGAGGCCAGCATGGCTGCACCCAATCAGTACCCCTAAGAAAGTGACTCCATCCGGTCGAATCCCCTGAAGCAGCAGCATCCGGTTGAAGTACTCGAGTGCCACTGTGCCATGCCCGTGCATTGCCAGCCCGACGATGAGCGCGTTCCAAGTGAACACGTTCCTCGCAGGGCACGAATCGAAAACCTCTCGGGCAACGTCGACACGCCCACACTTTGCGTACAGATCAACGAGCCCT includes these proteins:
- the LOC124679065 gene encoding pentatricopeptide repeat-containing protein At5g61800-like, with amino-acid sequence MRTEGFRPDNVALAAALSCCAQLGALEKGREVHEYITQTRPRPNVFLCTGLVDLYAKCGRVDVAREVFDSCPARNVFTWNALIVGLAMHGHGTVALEYFNRMLLLQGIRPDGVTFLGVLIGCSHAGLVDMAKRIFSEMEGKHGVPRELKHYGCMADLLGRAGLIEEAMEMVNKMPTEGDTYVWGGILAGCRMHGNVEAAEVAATHLLELNPQDSGVYSVLAGIYADAARWEDVARVRRLMDERIARRNVGCSSITADH